From the genome of Spinacia oleracea cultivar Varoflay chromosome 2, BTI_SOV_V1, whole genome shotgun sequence, one region includes:
- the LOC130467342 gene encoding uncharacterized protein — MGALYVNMFNGWCFTTNSSSCKGGRIVLAWNPNAFTLSVLKVSSQLIHCLVCPKNGSVDFCCTFVYAFNQSKEREDLWRDLCGLGIGVHKPWIVLGDFNCVLNIDERVGAPVRHQSMVTFRNCVDICGLEDVKAAGHFYTWSNKQAGEVRVFSKIDRVLANDLWFQNYPNAEAGFLSEGEYDHCPIVLAVYPCDNIAKKPFRYFAMWKYAEGYTDLVKVNWSKGVVGTLMYQVVQKLKRMKGVFKELNRTGFNDIHAADIKAKQDLDLCQKNLHLAPGDSKLADREVEAAKRYKLMHAAYISFLKQKAKEAWAKDGDENSSLFHKSIRARIIHNTVHAIHDMHGKWVCDLTSVSAAFLEYYQNLLGTKASSRSHVMIDIVHVGPTLEQLQKDQLLAPVTNEEVKYAMFSINGDKAPGPDGFGSHFFRENWNIVGEDVTKAVLDFFHTGKLLKEINSTTITLIPKTKCPKNVTEFRPISCCNVI; from the coding sequence ATGGGGGCCTTATATGTTAATATGTTCAATGGTTGGTGTTTCACTACCAACAGTAGCAGCTGTAAGGGAGGGAGAATTGTGTTAGCATGGAATCCAAATGCTTTCACTCTTAGTGTTCTGAAAGTTTCCAGTCAATTGATTCATTGTTTGGTTTGTCCAAAAAATGGGAGTGTGGATTTTTGCTGTACTTTTGTCTATGCTTTTAATCAGAGCAAGGAAAGAGAGGATCTATGGAGGGATCTGTGTGGCTTGGGTATTGGTGTGCACAAGCCTTGGATAGTTCTAGGTGATTTTAATTGTGTTCTAAATATAGATGAAAGGGTGGGAGCTCCTGTGAGGCATCAATCAATGGTTACCTTTAGGAATTGTGTAGATATATGTGGCCTAGAAGATGTTAAAGCTGCTGGACACTTCTACACTTGGAGTAATAAACAAGCAGGGGAGGTTAGGGTGTTTTCTAAAATTGATAGGGTTCTGGCTAATGACTTGTGGTTTCAGAATTATCCTAATGCTGAAGCTGGTTTTTTGTCTGAAGGAGAATATGATCATTGTCCAATTGTGCTTGCTGTGTACCCCTGTGATAACATTGCAAAGAAGCCTTTTAGGTACTTTGCCATGTGGAAGTATGCTGAAGGCTATACTGATCTGGTCAAGGTGAATTGGTCAAAGGGTGTGGTTGGTACTCTGATGTATCAGGTGGTTCAGAAGCTAAAAAGAATGAAAGGGGTTTTTAAAGAGCTGAATAGAACAGGTTTCAATGATATCCATGCTGCTGACATAAAAGCTAAGCAAGATTTGGATTTGTGTCAGAAGAATCTTCACCTAGCACCTGGTGATAGTAAGCTTGCTGATAGAGAAGTTGAAGCTGCTAAGAGGTATAAATTGATGCATGCTGCTTATATTTCTTTCCTGAAACAGAAAGCAAAAGAAGCCTGGGCAAAGGATGGAGATGAGAACAGCTCTCTCTTCCATAAAAGCATTAGAGCTCGAATTATTCATAACACAGTGCATGCTATCCATGATATGCATGGTAAGTGGGTGTGTGATCTAACATCTGTGTCTGCTGCTTTTCTGGAGTATTACCAGAATCTCTTGGGCACTAAAGCTTCTAGTAGAAGTCATGTTATGATTGATATTGTGCATGTTGGTCCAACACTTGAACAGCTGCAGAAAGACCAATTATTAGCCCCTGTCACTAATGAGGAAGTCAAGTATGCTATGTTCTCTATTAATGGTGACAAAGCCCCTGGCCCAGATGGGTTTGGGAGCCATTTTTTCAGAGAAAACTGGAACATAGTTGGAGAGGATGTAACAAAGGCTGTTCTGGACTTTTTCCACACTGGAAAACTCCTAAAAGAGATTAATTCCACTACTATCACTCTGATTCCCAAGACAAAATGTCCAAAAAATGTTACTGAATTCAGGCCCATATCCTGTTGCAATGTAATTTAA